The proteins below come from a single Tachypleus tridentatus isolate NWPU-2018 chromosome 13, ASM421037v1, whole genome shotgun sequence genomic window:
- the LOC143236628 gene encoding microtubule-associated serine/threonine-protein kinase 3-like isoform X1, with translation MLRYFINNILLRVKLKIRPITHIYIYTQPNSKNLKQTTVLVCREKKGFGLALQQHRTDGKDDFDSYAYVITNVRKGSSAEKAGLKEGTIVTHINGKSLYCKSEFQVFAMMNSSNEDVTLSILAPVGFKNLSEASGQQRVSSSGLKTRLGEILRPLFQKKPVGVFTTSTKGYEVM, from the exons ATGTTAAGATACTTTATAAACAACATTCTACTAcgagtaaaactaaaaattaggcctatcacacatatatatatatacacgcagcCCAACTCTA AAAATCTGAAACAAACTACGGTGTTGGTGTGTCGTGAAAAGAAAGGGTTTGGTTTGGCTCTACAACAACATAGAACAGATGGAAAAGATGACTTTGATTCTTATGCTTACGTTATTACG AATGTTAGAAAGGGCAGTTCAGCTGAGAAAGCTGGATTAAAAGAAGGAACGATTGTTACCCATATCAATGGGAAATCTCTTTATTGTAAAAGTGAATTTCAAGTCTTTGCTATGATGAACTCTAGCAATGAAGATGTGACACTCTCTATCCTAGCCCCAGTAGGGTTCAAGAATCTTTCTGAAGCCAGTGGGCAGCAGAGGGTTTCCAGTTCAGGACTGAAAACCAGACTTGGAGAAATCCTTAGACCTTTGTTTCAGAAGAAGCCTGTGGGAGTATTCACAACATCAACTAAAGGATACGAAGTCATGTGA
- the LOC143236628 gene encoding microtubule-associated serine/threonine-protein kinase 3-like isoform X2, whose amino-acid sequence MENLKQTTVLVCREKKGFGLALQQHRTDGKDDFDSYAYVITNVRKGSSAEKAGLKEGTIVTHINGKSLYCKSEFQVFAMMNSSNEDVTLSILAPVGFKNLSEASGQQRVSSSGLKTRLGEILRPLFQKKPVGVFTTSTKGYEVM is encoded by the exons AAAATCTGAAACAAACTACGGTGTTGGTGTGTCGTGAAAAGAAAGGGTTTGGTTTGGCTCTACAACAACATAGAACAGATGGAAAAGATGACTTTGATTCTTATGCTTACGTTATTACG AATGTTAGAAAGGGCAGTTCAGCTGAGAAAGCTGGATTAAAAGAAGGAACGATTGTTACCCATATCAATGGGAAATCTCTTTATTGTAAAAGTGAATTTCAAGTCTTTGCTATGATGAACTCTAGCAATGAAGATGTGACACTCTCTATCCTAGCCCCAGTAGGGTTCAAGAATCTTTCTGAAGCCAGTGGGCAGCAGAGGGTTTCCAGTTCAGGACTGAAAACCAGACTTGGAGAAATCCTTAGACCTTTGTTTCAGAAGAAGCCTGTGGGAGTATTCACAACATCAACTAAAGGATACGAAGTCATGTGA